A single window of Modestobacter italicus DNA harbors:
- a CDS encoding phosphatase PAP2 family protein yields the protein MTTAAGPATPPVVAAPARAADRHRGVRRLLTAGLVVAFVVTCLSSGLPTDRVVLLSWVLAVLAVQSVGRGWAALVRLLVDWVPLMALLLLYDLSRGLADGLGMPVHVTEPAAADRWLGDGVLPTLWLQQHWGAAWWAALASLVYASHFVVTPVVLAVLWLRDRARWTGYVRLVLALSAAGLVTYVLYPAAPPWLAAKDGVIEHVDRISGSGWAVLGLPKAGAVLHSSQAQVNAVAAVPSLHTAFAVLTCLVLLPLARHVWQRVALVTYAVLMPVVLVWSGEHYVVDTLLGALYAGAVWALVPRLRLPRRSRAAVPAS from the coding sequence ATGACGACCGCGGCCGGCCCGGCGACGCCCCCGGTCGTGGCCGCGCCCGCCCGCGCGGCCGACCGGCACCGCGGGGTGCGCCGGCTGCTCACCGCGGGGCTGGTCGTGGCGTTCGTCGTCACCTGCCTCTCCTCCGGGCTGCCCACCGACCGGGTGGTGCTGCTGAGCTGGGTGCTCGCCGTGCTGGCGGTGCAGTCCGTCGGCCGCGGCTGGGCGGCGCTCGTGCGGCTGCTGGTCGACTGGGTGCCGCTGATGGCGCTGCTGCTGCTCTACGACCTCAGCCGCGGCCTGGCCGACGGCCTCGGGATGCCGGTGCACGTCACCGAGCCGGCCGCCGCCGACCGCTGGCTGGGCGACGGCGTGCTGCCCACCCTGTGGCTGCAGCAGCACTGGGGCGCCGCGTGGTGGGCGGCCCTGGCCTCGCTGGTCTACGCCAGCCACTTCGTGGTGACCCCGGTCGTGCTGGCGGTGCTGTGGCTGCGCGACCGGGCCCGCTGGACCGGCTACGTCCGGCTGGTGCTGGCGCTGTCGGCGGCCGGGCTGGTCACCTACGTCCTCTACCCGGCCGCACCGCCGTGGCTCGCGGCGAAGGACGGCGTCATCGAGCACGTCGACCGGATCAGCGGGTCGGGCTGGGCGGTGCTCGGGCTGCCGAAGGCCGGGGCGGTGCTGCACTCCAGCCAGGCACAGGTGAACGCGGTGGCCGCGGTGCCCTCGCTGCACACCGCCTTCGCCGTCCTCACCTGCCTGGTGCTGCTGCCGCTGGCCCGGCACGTCTGGCAGCGGGTCGCGCTGGTGACCTACGCCGTGCTCATGCCGGTGGTGCTGGTCTGGTCCGGCGAGCACTACGTCGTCGACACGCTGCTCGGTGCCCTCTACGCCGGGGCGGTGTGGGCGCTGGTGCCCCGGTTGCGGCTGCCGCGCCGGTCGCGGGCAGCGGTCCCCGCCTCCTAG
- a CDS encoding AMP-binding protein, translating to MRVPLTTRDFLDRAELVYGDRIGIVDEPTQPAAPLGELTYREVARRGRAIAAGLDALGVGEGERVAVVSHNSARLLELLYAVPSFGRVLVPINFRLSPAEFAYIAEHSGASVLLADPEVEQQLAGIEVKHRFLLGEEYESGLLRFDAEPRPWTEPDEDATATINYTSGTTARPKGVQMTHRNIWVNATTFGMHMQVSDRDVYLHTLPMFHCNGWGLPYTSAGLGVRQVPIRKIDGAEILRRVEQHGVTLMAGAPAVWNAVLDAAADWDGPVPGRDQVRIVVAGAPPPSRTIARVEEELGWEFNQIYGLTETAPLLTINRPRAEYDQLSPEDRAKALSRAGVPALGTRMTVSESGEVLAQGNTVLAGYWENPGASAEALDGGWFHTGDGGTIDEGGYLTISDRKKDVIITGGENVSSIEVEDAVFSHPAVAEVAVIGVPDEKWGEMVTALVVLSEGQSVTEAELIAHTRERIAGYKAPKRVEFREAIPRTATGKIQKFKLRQAFWTDQGRQVN from the coding sequence ATGCGCGTGCCCTTGACCACCCGTGACTTCCTCGACCGGGCGGAGCTCGTCTACGGCGACCGGATCGGCATCGTCGACGAACCCACCCAGCCGGCCGCTCCGCTGGGCGAGCTGACCTACCGCGAGGTGGCCCGCCGCGGCCGGGCGATCGCCGCTGGGCTGGACGCGCTCGGCGTGGGGGAGGGGGAGCGGGTGGCCGTGGTCAGCCACAACTCCGCCCGGCTGCTCGAGCTGCTCTACGCCGTCCCCTCGTTCGGCCGGGTGCTGGTTCCGATCAACTTCCGGCTGTCGCCGGCGGAGTTCGCCTACATCGCCGAGCACAGCGGGGCCAGCGTGCTGCTGGCCGACCCCGAGGTCGAGCAGCAGCTGGCCGGCATCGAGGTCAAGCACCGCTTCCTGCTCGGCGAGGAGTACGAGTCCGGGCTGCTCCGGTTCGACGCCGAACCGCGACCGTGGACCGAGCCGGACGAGGACGCCACCGCGACGATCAACTACACCAGCGGGACGACAGCGCGGCCCAAGGGCGTGCAGATGACCCACCGCAACATCTGGGTCAACGCCACCACGTTCGGCATGCACATGCAGGTCAGCGACCGCGACGTCTACCTGCACACCCTGCCGATGTTCCACTGCAACGGCTGGGGTCTGCCCTACACCAGCGCGGGGCTCGGCGTCCGGCAGGTGCCGATCCGCAAGATCGACGGTGCGGAGATCCTCCGCCGGGTCGAGCAGCACGGCGTGACGCTGATGGCCGGTGCCCCGGCGGTGTGGAACGCGGTGCTCGACGCCGCCGCGGACTGGGACGGGCCGGTGCCCGGACGCGACCAGGTGCGGATCGTCGTCGCCGGTGCGCCGCCGCCCTCGCGCACCATCGCCCGGGTCGAGGAGGAGCTCGGCTGGGAGTTCAACCAGATCTACGGGCTCACCGAGACCGCGCCGCTGCTGACCATCAACCGGCCCCGGGCCGAGTACGACCAGCTCAGCCCGGAGGACCGCGCGAAGGCGCTCTCCCGGGCCGGGGTGCCGGCGCTGGGCACCCGGATGACGGTCAGCGAGAGCGGCGAGGTGCTCGCCCAGGGCAACACCGTGCTGGCCGGCTACTGGGAGAACCCGGGTGCCTCGGCCGAGGCGCTCGACGGCGGCTGGTTCCACACCGGCGACGGCGGGACGATCGACGAGGGCGGCTACCTCACCATCTCCGACCGCAAGAAGGACGTGATCATCACCGGCGGGGAGAACGTCTCCTCGATCGAGGTGGAGGACGCCGTCTTCAGCCACCCCGCCGTCGCCGAGGTCGCCGTGATCGGCGTCCCGGACGAGAAGTGGGGCGAGATGGTCACCGCGCTCGTCGTCCTCTCCGAGGGGCAGTCGGTGACCGAGGCCGAGCTGATCGCCCACACCCGGGAGCGCATCGCCGGCTACAAGGCGCCCAAGCGGGTCGAGTTCCGCGAGGCCATCCCGCGGACCGCCACCGGCAAGATCCAGAAGTTCAAGCTCCGCCAGGCCTTCTGGACCGACCAGGGCCGCCAGGTGAACTGA
- a CDS encoding NlpC/P60 family protein — translation MDTQAGTTTSTTGRGPGVRWTTRLVGVGAAVAIGLGMAPGTATAAPVNPSDADLSAAEQARQAAAAEVGQITAALAAAQDAAADASAAANIALDDYEEKLAAYDEARAAADAAAAAAAQADIDLQGGRDEVASFARDSYKQGSTSSDAVALMASGGPAELLERAALLDAVGEQRVDVLQQLTVLEQQATAADEAAKQSVGQADTLKAEAATLLATAQDQEVAARSQEAALADQQDAVEDQLATAQQTLDSLEGQRSAAETYAQQQAAAAAAAAAAASRPSASASSSAPASRPSSSSAGASTGSSSSSGSSSSSSSSGSSASAGSGSSAKPAPVQDTTAGAPSGSAVQTAIAAAKTQLGLPYSWGGGGSSGPSYGIPPDTGIWGFDCSGLTQYAYARAGIQIGGTSRDQWYRFRGNTVAKADLQAGDLVFWASGSSYTSIYHVALYIGGGKVVQAPQSGDVVKISNMWYGSDYFGALRPTG, via the coding sequence GTGGACACGCAGGCTGGCACCACCACGAGCACCACCGGTCGAGGGCCGGGGGTGCGCTGGACGACCCGTCTGGTCGGCGTCGGCGCGGCCGTCGCCATCGGGCTGGGCATGGCGCCCGGCACCGCCACGGCGGCGCCGGTCAACCCCAGCGACGCGGACCTGAGCGCCGCCGAGCAGGCGCGGCAGGCCGCTGCCGCCGAGGTCGGGCAGATCACCGCCGCCCTCGCCGCCGCGCAGGACGCCGCCGCGGACGCCTCCGCCGCGGCGAACATCGCGCTGGATGACTACGAGGAGAAGCTGGCCGCCTACGACGAGGCGCGGGCCGCGGCGGACGCCGCCGCAGCCGCCGCCGCGCAGGCCGACATCGACCTACAGGGCGGCCGCGACGAGGTGGCGAGCTTCGCCCGGGACAGCTACAAGCAGGGCAGCACGTCCTCCGACGCCGTCGCGCTGATGGCCTCGGGCGGGCCGGCGGAGCTGCTCGAGCGGGCCGCGCTGCTCGACGCCGTCGGTGAGCAGCGGGTCGACGTCCTCCAGCAGCTCACCGTGCTGGAGCAGCAGGCCACCGCCGCCGACGAGGCCGCGAAGCAGAGCGTCGGCCAGGCCGACACGCTCAAGGCCGAGGCCGCCACCCTGCTGGCCACCGCGCAGGACCAGGAGGTCGCCGCGCGCAGCCAGGAGGCGGCGCTTGCCGACCAGCAGGACGCCGTCGAGGACCAGTTGGCCACCGCCCAGCAGACCCTGGACAGCCTCGAGGGCCAGCGCAGCGCAGCCGAGACCTACGCCCAGCAGCAGGCCGCCGCTGCCGCCGCCGCAGCGGCCGCCGCGAGCCGCCCGAGCGCCTCGGCGAGTTCCTCGGCGCCGGCGTCCCGCCCGTCCAGCTCGTCGGCGGGTGCCTCGACCGGTTCGTCGTCCTCGTCCGGTTCGTCGTCCTCGTCGTCCTCGTCGGGCTCCTCGGCGAGCGCCGGCTCCGGCAGCTCGGCGAAGCCCGCGCCGGTGCAGGACACCACGGCCGGTGCACCCTCGGGCTCGGCGGTGCAGACCGCGATCGCGGCGGCCAAGACCCAGCTGGGGCTGCCCTACTCGTGGGGTGGCGGCGGCAGCAGCGGGCCCAGCTACGGCATCCCGCCGGACACCGGGATCTGGGGCTTCGACTGCTCCGGCCTGACCCAGTACGCCTACGCGCGGGCCGGCATCCAGATCGGCGGCACCAGCCGCGACCAGTGGTACCGGTTCCGCGGCAACACGGTCGCCAAGGCCGACCTGCAGGCCGGTGACCTGGTGTTCTGGGCGAGCGGCAGCTCGTACACCTCGATCTACCACGTGGCGCTCTACATCGGTGGCGGCAAGGTGGTCCAGGCCCCGCAGAGCGGCGACGTCGTCAAGATCAGCAACATGTGGTACGGCAGCGACTACTTCGGCGCCCTGCGGCCGACCGGCTGA
- a CDS encoding SDR family oxidoreductase gives MDLGLGGRGFLLTGASRGLGFATARALVDDGARVLLSARSADAVDAAAASLGGAPAATGLAADLSDARAAEELVGAAVDRLGRVDGALLSVGGPTPGGVLDVPEEAWRAGVDSVLLGPLRVLRALVPHLSDGAAIGLVLSTSVRQPIGSLAISNGLRPGLAMTAKALADELGPRGIRVFGLLPGTIATDRVTEVEAASGDPAAMRARTEAGIPLRRVGRPEEFGRVAAFALSPAASYLTGTMLTVDGGMTRAL, from the coding sequence ATGGACCTGGGCCTGGGTGGCCGCGGATTCCTGCTCACCGGCGCGAGCCGGGGGCTGGGGTTCGCGACCGCCCGGGCCCTCGTCGACGACGGGGCCCGGGTGCTGCTCAGCGCCCGGTCCGCCGACGCCGTCGACGCGGCCGCCGCCTCGCTGGGCGGCGCGCCGGCGGCGACCGGGCTCGCCGCGGACCTCTCCGACGCCCGGGCGGCCGAGGAGCTGGTCGGGGCCGCCGTCGACCGGCTCGGCCGGGTCGACGGCGCGCTGCTGTCGGTGGGCGGCCCGACCCCGGGCGGTGTCCTGGACGTCCCCGAGGAGGCCTGGCGGGCCGGGGTGGACAGCGTGCTGCTCGGCCCGCTGCGGGTGCTCAGGGCGCTGGTCCCGCACCTGTCCGACGGGGCGGCGATCGGCCTGGTCCTGTCCACCTCGGTGCGCCAGCCGATCGGGTCGCTGGCCATCTCCAACGGGCTGCGGCCGGGGCTGGCGATGACCGCCAAGGCGCTCGCCGACGAGCTGGGCCCCCGCGGTATCCGGGTGTTCGGGCTGCTGCCCGGCACCATCGCCACCGACCGGGTGACCGAGGTCGAGGCGGCCTCCGGCGACCCGGCGGCGATGCGCGCCCGTACCGAGGCGGGCATCCCGCTGCGCCGGGTCGGCCGGCCGGAGGAGTTCGGCCGGGTGGCGGCGTTCGCGCTCTCCCCTGCCGCCTCCTACCTGACCGGCACGATGCTCACCGTCGACGGCGGCATGACCCGAGCGCTGTGA
- a CDS encoding aconitate hydratase, with protein MAASKDSFGARTTLDVDGTEYDIFRLDAVEGSEKLPFSLKVLLENLLRTEDGANITADHIRALANWDPSAEPDQEIQFTPARVVMQDFTGVPCIVDLATMREAMADLGGDPQKINPLAPAELVIDHSVIADVFGTPESFERNVEIEYERNGERYQFLRWGQGAFDDFKVVPPGTGIVHQVNIEHLARVVFPRAEGDRTLAYPDTCVGTDSHTTMVNGLGVLGWGVGGIEAEAAMLGQPVSMLIPRVVGFKLTGQLPDGATATDLVLTITEMLRQHGVVGKFVEFYGAGVSAVPLANRATIGNMSPEFGSTAAMFPIDEETITYLQLTGRSAEQVALVETYAKEQGLWHDASREPAFSEYLELDLGTVVPSIAGPKRPQDRVAITEAKEAFREALPTYAPIDEMQKDDDDAPRDAGSSVDESVEETFPASDPASPFAHGNGDAGKPHTAVNGSDSGRASKPTRVVMEDGTETSVDHGHVVIAAITSCTNTSNPQVMIGAALLAKNAVERGLTTKPWVKTTLAPGSKVVMDYYEKAQLTPYLEKLGFYLVGYGCTTCIGNSGPLPEPVSKAVNEADLAVVSVLSGNRNFEGRINPDVKMNYLASPPLVIAYALAGSMDVDLNNDPLGQDTDGNDVFLRDIWPSPQEVQRTIDQAVSAEQFGRSYEDVFAGTEQWQNLPTPTGDTFEWDAQSTYVRKPPYFEGMPAEPTPVQDITGARTLAVLGDSVTTDHISPAGSIKADSPAGRYLQEHGIERRDFNSYGSRRGNHEVMIRGTFANIRLRNQLVPGTEGGVTKNHLTGETTSIYDASRAYIDAGIPLVVLAGKEYGSGSSRDWAAKGTALLGVKAVIAESYERIHRSNLIGMGVLPLQYPEGQDRESLGLTGDEEFEITGVTALNDGTIPRTVHVKAGDVEFDARVRIDTPGEANYYRNGGIMQYVLRSLRGTVSA; from the coding sequence GTGGCAGCCAGCAAGGACAGCTTCGGAGCCCGCACGACGCTCGACGTCGACGGGACCGAGTACGACATCTTCCGGCTCGACGCGGTGGAGGGCAGCGAGAAGCTGCCCTTCAGCCTGAAGGTCCTGCTGGAGAACCTCCTCCGCACCGAGGACGGCGCCAACATCACCGCGGACCACATCCGCGCGCTGGCGAACTGGGACCCGTCCGCGGAGCCGGACCAGGAGATCCAGTTCACCCCGGCCCGCGTGGTGATGCAGGACTTCACCGGCGTCCCGTGCATCGTCGACCTCGCCACCATGCGCGAGGCGATGGCCGACCTCGGCGGCGACCCGCAGAAGATCAACCCGCTCGCCCCGGCCGAGCTGGTCATCGACCACTCCGTCATCGCCGACGTCTTCGGCACCCCGGAGTCCTTCGAGCGCAACGTCGAGATCGAGTACGAGCGCAACGGCGAGCGCTACCAGTTCCTCCGCTGGGGCCAGGGCGCCTTCGACGACTTCAAGGTCGTCCCCCCGGGCACCGGCATCGTCCACCAGGTCAACATCGAGCACCTGGCCCGCGTGGTGTTCCCGCGCGCCGAGGGTGACCGCACGCTGGCCTACCCCGACACCTGCGTGGGCACCGACAGCCACACCACCATGGTCAACGGCCTGGGCGTGCTGGGCTGGGGCGTCGGCGGCATCGAGGCCGAGGCCGCCATGCTCGGCCAGCCGGTGTCGATGCTCATCCCCCGGGTCGTCGGCTTCAAGCTCACCGGCCAGCTGCCCGACGGCGCCACCGCCACCGACCTGGTGCTCACCATCACCGAGATGCTGCGCCAGCACGGCGTGGTCGGGAAGTTCGTCGAGTTCTACGGCGCCGGCGTCTCCGCCGTCCCGCTGGCCAACCGGGCCACGATCGGCAACATGAGCCCGGAGTTCGGCTCCACCGCGGCGATGTTCCCCATCGACGAGGAGACCATCACCTACCTGCAGCTCACCGGCCGCAGCGCGGAGCAGGTCGCCCTGGTCGAGACCTACGCCAAGGAGCAGGGCCTCTGGCACGACGCCTCCCGCGAGCCGGCGTTCTCCGAGTACCTCGAGCTCGACCTCGGCACCGTCGTCCCGTCGATCGCCGGCCCGAAGCGCCCGCAGGACCGGGTCGCCATCACCGAGGCCAAGGAGGCCTTCCGCGAGGCACTGCCGACCTACGCCCCGATCGACGAGATGCAGAAGGACGACGACGACGCACCGCGCGACGCCGGCTCGAGCGTCGACGAGTCGGTCGAGGAGACCTTCCCGGCCTCCGACCCGGCCAGCCCCTTCGCGCACGGCAACGGTGACGCCGGCAAGCCGCACACCGCGGTGAACGGCTCGGACTCCGGCCGCGCCTCCAAGCCCACCCGCGTGGTGATGGAGGACGGCACCGAGACCTCCGTCGACCACGGCCACGTCGTGATCGCCGCGATCACCTCCTGCACCAACACCTCCAACCCGCAGGTGATGATCGGTGCCGCGCTGCTGGCCAAGAACGCCGTCGAGCGCGGGCTGACCACCAAGCCGTGGGTGAAGACGACGCTGGCCCCCGGGTCCAAGGTCGTCATGGACTACTACGAGAAGGCCCAGCTCACCCCGTACCTGGAGAAGCTCGGCTTCTACCTGGTCGGCTACGGCTGCACCACCTGCATCGGCAACTCCGGGCCGCTGCCCGAGCCGGTCAGCAAGGCGGTCAACGAGGCCGACCTCGCCGTCGTCTCGGTGCTCTCGGGCAACCGGAACTTCGAGGGCCGGATCAACCCCGACGTCAAGATGAACTACCTGGCCTCGCCGCCGCTGGTCATCGCCTACGCGCTGGCCGGGTCGATGGACGTCGACCTGAACAACGACCCGCTGGGTCAGGACACCGACGGCAACGACGTCTTCCTGCGCGACATCTGGCCCTCCCCGCAGGAGGTCCAGCGGACCATCGACCAGGCGGTCTCGGCCGAGCAGTTCGGCCGCAGCTACGAGGACGTCTTCGCCGGCACCGAGCAGTGGCAGAACCTGCCCACCCCGACCGGCGACACCTTCGAGTGGGACGCGCAGAGCACCTACGTGCGCAAGCCCCCGTACTTCGAGGGCATGCCGGCCGAGCCGACGCCGGTGCAGGACATCACCGGGGCCCGCACCCTCGCCGTCCTGGGCGACTCGGTCACCACCGACCACATCTCCCCGGCCGGCTCGATCAAGGCCGACTCCCCCGCCGGCCGGTACCTGCAGGAGCACGGCATCGAGCGCCGCGACTTCAACTCCTACGGCTCGCGCCGCGGGAACCACGAGGTCATGATCCGCGGCACCTTCGCCAACATCCGGCTGCGCAACCAGCTGGTGCCCGGCACCGAGGGTGGCGTCACCAAGAACCACCTGACCGGTGAGACGACGTCGATCTACGACGCCTCGCGCGCCTACATCGACGCCGGCATCCCGCTGGTCGTGCTCGCCGGCAAGGAGTACGGCTCCGGGTCCTCCCGCGACTGGGCGGCCAAGGGGACGGCGCTGCTCGGGGTCAAGGCGGTCATCGCCGAGAGCTACGAGCGCATCCACCGGTCGAACCTGATCGGCATGGGCGTGCTGCCGCTGCAGTACCCCGAGGGCCAGGACCGGGAGTCGCTCGGCCTGACCGGTGACGAGGAGTTCGAGATCACCGGGGTGACCGCGCTGAACGACGGCACGATCCCGCGCACGGTGCACGTGAAGGCCGGGGACGTCGAGTTCGACGCCCGCGTCCGGATCGACACCCCCGGTGAGGCGAACTACTACCGCAACGGCGGGATCATGCAGTACGTGCTGCGCTCCCTCCGCGGCACCGTCTCGGCCTGA
- a CDS encoding FBP domain-containing protein yields the protein MNPLTEKQIRASFVNATRREATQATLPDLAEPAWDRLDYLGWQDRRAPLSAYVVLELDGAPTGVLLRASAAPASGRRRKALCAWCRDLASVGAMLYVARRGGASGRAGNTIGTLVCEDFSCSRNTRRPPTSAESGTGIEAIADQVVAERIAGLRERSTQFVRDVLATS from the coding sequence ATGAACCCCCTGACCGAGAAGCAGATCCGCGCGTCCTTCGTGAACGCCACCCGCCGCGAGGCCACCCAGGCGACCCTGCCCGACCTGGCCGAGCCGGCCTGGGACCGGCTGGACTACCTGGGCTGGCAGGACCGCAGGGCCCCGTTGTCGGCCTACGTCGTCCTCGAGCTCGACGGCGCCCCGACCGGCGTCCTGCTGCGGGCCAGCGCGGCCCCCGCCAGCGGGAGGCGGCGCAAGGCCCTGTGCGCCTGGTGCCGCGACCTCGCCTCCGTCGGCGCCATGCTCTACGTGGCCCGGCGCGGGGGCGCGTCCGGCCGGGCGGGCAACACGATCGGCACCCTCGTCTGCGAGGACTTCTCCTGCTCGCGGAACACCCGGCGGCCACCGACGAGCGCGGAGTCGGGCACCGGCATCGAGGCCATCGCCGACCAGGTCGTCGCCGAGCGGATCGCCGGGCTGCGCGAGCGGTCCACCCAGTTCGTCCGCGACGTGCTGGCCACCTCCTGA
- a CDS encoding SIR2 family NAD-dependent protein deacylase, which produces MEPPGWLHDARRICVLTGAGFSTDSGIPDYRGPQGVWTRDPEAEKLVTLSFYLRDPEIRRRSWLLRRELATADVRPNAGHAALVDLQRQGRVRALLTQNIDGLHQAAGSTGVLELHGTVHQVVCTRCGHRLPIGDVLARVDAGEPDPDCPVCGGVLKTATVYFGEALDAEVIDAAADAAADCDVFLAVGTSLGVHPAAGLVDVAAAAGARVVVVNAEPTPYDGLADLVVREPIGEALPVLLAGG; this is translated from the coding sequence GTGGAGCCCCCCGGCTGGCTGCATGACGCGCGGCGGATCTGCGTGCTCACCGGCGCCGGGTTTTCCACCGACAGCGGCATCCCGGACTACCGCGGGCCGCAGGGCGTGTGGACCCGGGACCCCGAGGCCGAGAAGCTGGTCACCCTGTCGTTCTACCTCCGCGACCCGGAGATCCGCCGTCGCTCCTGGCTGCTGCGCCGCGAGCTGGCCACCGCCGACGTGCGACCGAACGCCGGGCACGCGGCGCTGGTCGACCTGCAGCGCCAGGGTCGGGTGCGGGCGCTGCTCACCCAGAACATCGACGGGCTGCACCAGGCGGCCGGCTCGACCGGGGTGCTGGAGCTGCACGGCACCGTCCACCAGGTGGTGTGCACCCGGTGCGGGCACCGGCTGCCGATCGGGGACGTGCTGGCCCGGGTGGACGCCGGCGAGCCGGATCCTGACTGCCCGGTGTGCGGCGGCGTGCTGAAGACGGCGACCGTCTACTTCGGCGAGGCGCTGGACGCCGAGGTGATCGACGCCGCCGCGGACGCAGCCGCCGACTGCGACGTGTTCCTGGCCGTGGGCACCTCGCTGGGCGTCCACCCCGCCGCCGGCCTGGTCGACGTCGCGGCCGCCGCCGGTGCCCGGGTGGTGGTCGTCAACGCCGAGCCGACCCCCTACGACGGGCTCGCCGACCTCGTCGTCCGCGAGCCGATCGGGGAGGCCCTCCCGGTGCTGCTGGCAGGCGGATAA
- a CDS encoding sirohydrochlorin chelatase: MLVACAHGTRNPTGRRLIGELALAARALRPGLRTTAAFVDVQPPTVVDVVAGLAADGTPAVVVPLLLSGGYHVHVDIAGAVADHPTAVAARPLGPDARLAAVLTDRLVTAGADRSDPGTAVVLAAAGSSDPRAVADVEGTAALLQRDWAGPVTTGYGSAARPTVPDAVTAARGAGAGRVVVAAYLLAPGHFHDKLQGAGADVVTDPLLPDERIAAVLLDRYDAALRRPVDATS; encoded by the coding sequence GTGCTCGTCGCCTGCGCGCACGGCACCCGCAACCCCACCGGCCGGCGGCTGATCGGCGAGCTCGCGCTGGCCGCCCGGGCGCTGCGGCCCGGGCTGCGGACCACCGCCGCGTTCGTCGACGTGCAGCCACCCACCGTCGTCGACGTCGTGGCCGGCCTGGCCGCGGACGGCACGCCCGCCGTCGTCGTCCCGCTGCTGCTGTCCGGCGGGTACCACGTGCACGTCGACATCGCCGGGGCGGTCGCCGACCACCCCACCGCGGTCGCCGCCCGCCCGCTGGGGCCGGACGCGCGGCTGGCCGCCGTCCTCACCGACCGGCTGGTGACCGCCGGGGCCGACCGCTCCGACCCGGGCACGGCGGTCGTCCTCGCCGCCGCGGGGTCCAGCGACCCGCGCGCGGTGGCCGACGTCGAGGGCACCGCGGCCCTGCTGCAGCGCGACTGGGCGGGTCCGGTGACCACCGGCTACGGCTCGGCCGCCCGGCCGACGGTCCCCGATGCGGTCACCGCCGCCCGCGGGGCAGGCGCCGGGCGGGTCGTGGTCGCCGCCTACCTGCTGGCGCCCGGGCACTTCCACGACAAGCTGCAGGGCGCCGGCGCCGACGTGGTGACCGACCCCCTGCTCCCGGACGAGCGGATCGCCGCCGTCCTGCTCGACCGCTACGACGCGGCCCTCCGGAGACCGGTGGACGCCACGTCGTAA
- a CDS encoding AAA family ATPase — MTAASSPPVPDQPTPPSVDAARLERALFEIKRVIVGQDRLVERMLVGLLARGHVLLEGVPGVAKTLAVGTLAKVVGGEFARLQFTPDLVPADIIGTRIYKAGQDAFDTELGPVFANFVLADEINRAPAKVQSALLEVMAERQVSIGGVTHKLPDPFLVLATQNPIENEGVYPLPEAQRDRFLLKILVDYPSPEEEREIIYRMGSTPPEAQTVLGPDDVRRLQRTASEVFVHHALVDYVVRLVVATRAPREHGMADVAGWVAYGASPRASLGLIAAGRALALIRGRDYVLPQDVLDVTADVLRHRLVLSYDALADGVPADHIVRRVVESVPLPQVTPRQRSGGFGPGSPGGPVVPGFGGGPFGAPTGQPQGQPGSYGPQPGQPPFGQQPFGQQGRPPFGQPQGQPNPYGPPAGQPGTGSTAASQPERPDGGSGPHPV; from the coding sequence GTGACCGCTGCCAGCAGCCCGCCCGTGCCCGACCAGCCCACCCCGCCGTCGGTCGACGCCGCCCGCCTGGAGCGTGCGTTGTTCGAGATCAAGCGGGTCATCGTCGGTCAGGACCGGCTCGTGGAGCGGATGCTGGTCGGCCTGCTCGCTCGCGGGCACGTGCTCCTGGAGGGCGTGCCCGGCGTCGCGAAGACCCTCGCGGTCGGGACGCTGGCGAAGGTCGTGGGCGGCGAGTTCGCCCGGCTGCAGTTCACCCCGGACCTGGTGCCCGCCGACATCATCGGCACCCGGATCTACAAGGCCGGCCAGGACGCCTTCGACACCGAGCTCGGGCCGGTGTTCGCCAACTTCGTGCTCGCCGACGAGATCAACCGGGCGCCGGCGAAGGTGCAGTCCGCGCTGCTGGAGGTCATGGCCGAGCGGCAGGTCTCCATCGGCGGGGTCACCCACAAGCTGCCCGACCCGTTCCTGGTGCTGGCAACCCAGAACCCGATCGAGAACGAGGGCGTCTACCCGCTCCCCGAGGCGCAGCGAGACCGCTTCCTGCTCAAGATCCTGGTCGACTACCCGTCGCCGGAGGAGGAGCGGGAGATCATCTACCGGATGGGCTCCACGCCGCCGGAGGCGCAGACCGTGCTCGGCCCGGACGACGTCCGGCGGCTGCAGCGCACCGCCTCGGAGGTGTTCGTCCACCACGCCCTGGTCGACTACGTCGTCCGGCTGGTGGTGGCCACCCGCGCCCCGCGCGAGCACGGCATGGCCGACGTCGCCGGCTGGGTCGCCTACGGCGCGAGCCCGCGTGCCTCGCTCGGCCTGATCGCCGCCGGCCGGGCGCTGGCCCTCATCCGCGGCCGCGACTACGTGCTGCCGCAGGACGTCCTGGACGTCACCGCCGACGTGCTGCGGCACCGCCTGGTGCTCAGCTACGACGCCCTGGCCGACGGCGTGCCGGCCGACCACATCGTGCGCCGGGTCGTGGAGAGCGTCCCGCTGCCGCAGGTCACCCCGCGCCAGCGGTCCGGCGGCTTCGGCCCTGGCAGCCCCGGCGGCCCGGTGGTGCCCGGGTTCGGCGGCGGTCCCTTCGGCGCGCCCACGGGTCAGCCGCAGGGTCAGCCCGGGTCCTATGGTCCGCAGCCCGGCCAGCCGCCGTTCGGTCAGCAGCCGTTCGGCCAGCAGGGCCGGCCGCCGTTCGGCCAGCCGCAGGGCCAGCCGAACCCCTACGGCCCGCCCGCCGGGCAGCCCGGCACCGGGTCGACCGCGGCGTCGCAGCCGGAGCGCCCGGACGGCGGCTCCGGGCCGCACCCGGTGTGA